The DNA region AGACTGCGCTGTCTTTGTCGGCATGCTCCAGCAACAACCCGGCAAAAAGGAATGGAAGAAAGTCCAGGAAGCCATTCAACTCTGGGAAATGCTCGAAAAGTGCCGATTCAAGCAAGTAGGGAGTCACACGACTCGATGTCGTCTGCCGGCGCTTTATAGTGATCTTTAAAACCATTCTTGGATCTGTCGATCTCTCTGTTCTGCGCTCTACCAATCAACCGCTCTTACCCCAGGTGCCGGTCGACAACATTCCCTCTCTCGTATCTGACTTCTCCCCTGTGACGCCACCTTTTTctctatatgtatacacgTGCGCCCGTGCATCTAGGTGTATATGCGCTTGTATATCTATATTCGTGTAGAACCTTTTACACTTCCGTATATGTATAGACGGTTCTCTCAGCAGGGATAGAGATTGCGTGTTTGTATAGACGTGAGcacttccgcttcttctgaCTGATGGACAGAGATTTACGAagggttttctctcttgtctgtttCCCGGTGGatctcttgttctcgcccACTTGTCTCCCCGTTCTCTGTCGAGTTTCTTCACGCGCTTTTCCTAGGGCCTTTCTGTTCCCGAATCCACACACGGCTGCCTGATGTCGCTtccgtcctcctctttcctctttcatCCTCTCCCCCGTATCTCGCCCAcccatatacacacatatttctctctctctctctatatatatatatatatttgcacacatgcacatataaacacaagcatatatatatatatatatatatatacatatatatatatataaatgtgtgCTTTGTCTGTGTACATCTCTGGGTGTGAAAGGGATTGAATGTGACCGTATGTGTTGTGTGTTGCGCCGTTTTTAGGTTTGGGAGTTTTTGAAAGAGCCTTCGATGGCAGACATTGCGGCGACTCCGGGGCTGATTGACTCTGTGCGGCGCTTTGTGTGCGACGTCGTCTCGCTGACGTacgcttcgctttcgctcgCTGACTTATGCTCCTTTTTGAACGTGGCGCCGGGATCGAACGAAGCCGAGCGTTTGCTGAAGAACTTGGGGTGGACAGTCGAGGAGATCTACGTTCCGGCGAAGGAGCCCGGGAGGCCGAAAGAAGCCGTCAAAGTCGTCAGAGTCGtcggcgccgcagcgctcgcggcgacggcgctcaaagagggagacggcgagcgcagCCGAAACGCCCGCGACGGAAAAACGTCCGCAGCCGGACAAACCCTCGCCGTTCGCAAAACCGTCGAAAAATACATGATGCCCGAAAACCTCAAAGTCTGCATGGCTACCCTCCTCAAATAAACTGTGGAcgcgaaaagggagacaagaCGATGTGTCTACGCTCGTAGATCTTTGTGTCTTCACCGTTTCCAAAACAAAACAACAAATATACTGACATTCATatgtacgcatatatatatatatatatatacgtgtatatatatgtatatgtatatgtgtgtagagGTACGTAACGGCAAAGTGACTTGGATGAGGAAAGGTtggaggaaggaagggaaatgAGGTTGGAAAGGGAGAAATGAGAAAAGGTTCTTTGGGGGAGTTTGTGCTCGCGACCAAGATCAAGAGGCTCGCGGCGTTGTGCCAACGCTCCCATGTTCTGCTTTTTGTtgccttgtcttttttcgacTCGTGCTTTCGACGTCTTCTAACAACTTCCCTCGTAACTGTTGATCCTTTTCTCCGCACCTTTTCAGCCGAAAAGAAccttctctgctgccgcTACAAGGTGAAATCTCATCTACACACGTACATACGAACgtaaatatacatgtatgtattcATAAATATAAACATACTATTACGAATctacaatatatatatatatatatatatatataggtacatgCAAACAACCACCCACATATGCCCACCGTAAAATACCTACTTATATCATTCGAAAATGGATAGCCAGGATTTTTCTGTTATTCTTAGGGTGAGGCGAAGCCAAGTTCTCCAAGTTCTAACTATTACTCATGTGCACGTCGTGTAGACTGCCCAATTATGTCCCACGGTGGTCCGCCGTTTTAGGCGAATTGCCGCCCGTTCCTTCGTCCGACCCGCCCTTGTTTTTGCACTCGATGCGAGAACGGTCGTTCACACTGGAAGATGGATCACAGAGAAGCTGGTTAAGGGCGTGTGAGACACGCGGGCGTTCAATCTACCGGTTGAACGCGTGGAAATCGCCTTGTCTTCCAGATTTCGTGGAAAACCCGAACGTGGGCTGTGGGATTTACATTTCGCCTCTCGTCAACACTCCTCCAAGAACGGGTTATCGCTGGGGCTCTCAAGAGCTGGAGCAAATGCGCGAGATGGTTCTGGATGTGTCGAGACGCTAGAGCGATATCTGTGGAAACCACCAGTTATTCAGAATTTAGATTTCCAACACGCCAGCAAATGACAACGGGGGCCGGGACTGCGACGCTCCagagcgcgcctctctctctgtcgcttttgaGATGAGCCGTTCAAATGCACCGTTGTCAGGCCGGTTTTGcagagctgcatgcacacagagaaaagcgttTCCCTCCAAGCGAGAATGGAGGAATGGAAAGGAAGCGCAAACTGCCCCGTCGCTCGTGGGAAACTGCGCCCGCATCCTGAGACGCGTTTCCGCTTTTGAAACAACCACGGAAAACCCGAAGGCACCTGCACGACTCTCGCCCCTGTcttgcttttcctctcgacagGTCTGGGCtaaggggaaaaggcgaggaggtTAGAACTCTCAGAGTGAGTAACACGTGCCAGAGTTCACGTCCGCTTTCCCCCCGTACAGCCAAACCCGCCACTTTTCACCGTTCgtcggcgaaggcggccgTCCAGGATGAAATCTTCACGcgacgccttttctcctggaTCGCTCGACAGCGAAGcgcagaaacacagagaggagacatcTTGATAgatttcctctcgcgttgcGTCGAGGAGCGAATCCGAAGATTCTCCACCTTTCCGTGGAGGCGCAAAGGCACAGAACGTCACAAAGACCTGTgggcgaaaaaaagaaaaaggacaccAGAAAAAATAGAGGGAAAAAGTGTATCCCAAGGACCCGTTAGGTTCTGAAAAGACGttcatttatatatatatatatatatatatatgccagCAAACATAAAAATGGAtatagacagagagacagttAATTGCACCGCCTTGTTTCGTTTATAAATCTACTGGAATACGCAGATCTGCGCATTCTACgtataaataaatatatttATAGGTATGTATCTTGGTACTGAAATATTCTGTGTATTCGAATGCGTGCGTGTCCATAAGTATAGACACATATGTCTGTTATGCATGTTGGAAGCTGTAAATACACTGTTTTATGCTCCAGGCAGTCCCTACAAACATTTCCCGCTCTTGCGcactttctgtcttctcgctaGTTAGAGCCCTGCCGTTGTCCACCGGCCGTGCGGCACTCCACAcggtctcgcctctctttctctggcaAAACGTGTTTCCCCCGCGAAGCCTGCggttcctcgttctcttctgtctttgccccttcccttttttcaacgctctctctcgagccTTTCATCTGCTCCTTGCCTAccaagctgaagaagaagaagacgaagtgCAGCACGCAGTTCAGATAGACGAAGAGATACGGAAACCGCGCAGGCGGGCGTGCAAACAGCtgaggcgacagaaaacagaagatAAAGAAATGAAAAGAAACGATCGGAACACGCAGAGttgaggtgtacagacaccggcGACAGACGTCTTGCGGGAcccggagagggagagcaagAGTGGTGTCCAGCGTATATTTGAAAAACCGACAGCTGTATAAAAGCTCTACGAGTATCATGATATTCACGTTGAcagtctccttcctgatCCATAAAGGTAGGCAGGAGCAAACAATAGACGAGGGGacaaaagagcgaagaaacgacgAGACCAAAGGCAGCGGAAAACGCAAACGGCTCGTACCACGCTCCACTgggcacgcgagagagcagaaagagaaacttCGCTTCTTGATAAGAGAAGATTGGCCACTCTCTGAAGATGCCGAAAAGCCGAGGACTGAAGTTTGCCGTTTCGCGAAACCCTTTCACAGATAGGCACACGCTATCTCAGTGGGGCGTCTGACCTCTGGAGAGCGCTGTCGGCGCAAAGCATCTCTGAAGCTTATAAAGCGCCCGGCTTGCTGACACGAACCGCCCTCACCTGAAGAATGGCCAAGACGGCAGCAGCCACCAACCCACCAGCTGGGctgagaaggagaaagagtcTAGAAAGCCAGGCGCTTCtgctgtgcatgcggcaaCGTCTTGCGAGACCTGCGGAAAcgccctccttttcttctgcggtGCCTCCCACGAGGTCCATTCCGCTGCAGTTCAACACCTCTgcgaggtgtatgtacactgcaGCTTCTTGCGCGCGGAGGGAGTCGAGTTCTGCGCGCTTTCGCGACagcagcgaagcgaggaTTTGCGTCGCAGACGAGCGAAGCCTCGAgtcgcgcgcctcgctccg from Neospora caninum Liverpool complete genome, chromosome VIIb includes:
- a CDS encoding eukaryotic translation initiation factor 3 subunit 11, translating into MSSAVSATAPPLAAQVQALLQAPELRYDPSSLTLLCQYTEEQVVKNTYDQEACLTVLKLYLLYPQCFSVDLARKILVKGIMNLPNEDCAVFVGMLQQQPGKKEWKKVQEAIQLWEMLEKCRFKQVWEFLKEPSMADIAATPGLIDSVRRFVCDVVSLTYASLSLADLCSFLNVAPGSNEAERLLKNLGWTVEEIYVPAKEPGRPKEAVKVVRVVGAAALAATALKEGDGERSRNARDGKTSAAGQTLAVRKTVEKYMMPENLKVCMATLLK